The genomic window TCTTGTAGGGTTCCTACAGTCACCCAGACAGGGGTTATCCAATCTCTTAGAAACCTCCAGGAGCAGAGAATCCACTGACTCTCCAAGATCCCGTTCCACCATGAGACATCTAATAGTTAAGAAATTctttatatacttaaatatagCTTAGATCTGTCTCCTTGTAGCTTCTCCCAATTTCTCTTCTTTATGCCTTCTAGATCTAAGCAGAATGAATAGAATCTCTTTTCCATGAGGCAGCTCTTCAGCGAAGGAAAAGATGGTGTGGGGAATGGCATACATATGTCATGCAGAGAAGATGTATATCTGGGATAATAAGTCAAATTTCTGTAGCACTTAACacattgcaaagtgctttcccttCATCACAGCCCTATCACTTAGGGAGGACAGgcatcattatccctattttgcaggtgaagaaactgagaagaagTAACTTGATgagaatcacacaggtagtaaatgcagagtcaggattagaagccAGGCCTTCTGATTCCACATCCAAGGTCTTTTCCTCTATACAGCTATTGCCATAAACCCCAAAGAATCTTACATACTCTGAGGTAGGAAGCATCATCTGGGAACCTTGGGTCCTAAATTGGGGATCTCAGTCCCTCAGTCACTAATACAATATTAAAAGCACAGGGCTTGAATGCCAGAGACCTTGGTTTGGATCCCAGGTCTGACACCCATTGTCAGACTTAACCtttggtaagtcatttcacttctttggggaccaatttactcatctgcaaGATGAAGATAGTAATCCTTAAATTATCTACTTGACAGAGTTGTTGTTTAGGGAAAGCACTTTGGTAAATCTTGAATTACTACAGAAATGGAGATGGAAGTGATTATTATTTCTAAGCCAAGTGTATTTTTGTGGAAACTCTGTCTTCTGCTACTCTGTCAGTCCTTCCTGCCCAGAATGGACATTTATATTTAACCAgcatcatttttcctttctaggtGGCAATTATTCCTCTCTGAAGTCCTACTACAAAGCCCTGGATGCAAATTCTGCTGCTGGTTAAAATACATTGATCGGAGTAACAATCATGGACTTTGTTATGAAGCAAGCCCTTGGGGGTGAGTCATACAGTCATAGTACATAAAATGCCAAGGTTGCAAAAGACTTTAGAATATAGATCATAAGAGCTAAAGGGGGGCTTCCAACATAGCTGGCTGAAGCTTCAAAGAATCTAGAAGCTGTCTGGGTCCCGTTTAGaacctctcactttacagagggaAAATTGAAGCCCAAAGAACAGATGTGACTTGACCAAGTTAGTAGCAGAGCTAGACTAGAACTCACATTATCTGATTTCCTGTCCTCCTAATCTACCCACTTGCTATTAtaaaacaaacatgtattaaacacATATTGTATACAAGACATTATGTTGGGCGCTGGAGTTGAAAAGATGACAAACaacacagtccctgcctcaaggagtttataggggcagggaggaagggaatactGCATATAAATGAGGTTCTTTTGGCGTGACTTATTCTTAGTAAATCCATGTTGGCCCTTTATGATTACTGAattcttttctaaatgttcacaaacCATCTATTTAATAATCCAGACTTGAATTTTTCCTGAAATGACCATCTGGTTTATTGTTCTGCAGCTACTGAAATCCACCATTTCCCCCAATTATTAAAAAAGCAAGGGTGCATTTGACAATCTCTGCTGGCATCTCTCCCATTTTCTATGATTGGGCAAAGATCATGAATAATATTATCTTACACTTTTAAACTCCTTCAACCCCCTGTGATGTAACCCACCTGGTCCTGGAGGCTGCAACTCATTCAGAACAGCTGGATGCTCTCTTATCTCTTCCTCTATTTTGGACTACAATTTTGTCCATAGAATGTTTTGTTCAGGCTCTTATCTCCAGCCTGAAATATTTAAGTAGTCTCTTAAttgctctcccttcttcctcatcctccacatagctaccaaaataattttcctccaCTACTCAACCATTTTCACTGACTCCCTTCTGCCTCAAGGATGaaattgcaaactccttgaatttaaatttaaagttctccacaatctggttccagcTACCTTTCCAAGGATTTCATTATACTGCTTTTAATACATTCtacattcattcaatcaataattaacaagtatttattaaactcttattatttgataggaatacaaagacaaaaatgaaacattccctgcccttaCATGGCCTAATATCCAGCTAGAgagatctcacacacacacacacacacacacacacacacacacacacacacacacacacacacacatagatacatataggtatatatgtatatacatatacatatatatgtatatacaaaatagataccaggtaatttggggggggggatgtGGAGGAAGCCCTAGCCTGGGGGAAAGAAGATGAGGAATGACTTTAATTAGAATGTGGTAATGTCATCTGAGTTTTGAATGAAAATggggattctatgaggcagaagaAAGGAGACAGTGAATTCCAAGTAGGGGGACAGCTACTGCAAAGGGAAGGATACATTCCCTCCAAGGCGACTTCTTTACCACTTTACAAATTCAACATTCTATCTCCTATCACCAATTCTTCCCATAGATTGTCCAAGGCCTGGAATGCactgcttcctcttctcctcctcagaatatctccagtttccttcaaggttcagctaaGGTGCCAACCCCTATGTAAAGCCTTTTTTGGAAATAACAATACTTCTTGAAATGTCCTAGATCTGTTGAGAGTTCCATATAGAGGCAGGGATGCCTATCATTATTAATAGAAGGCATGACAGCCACTTTCATTGGCTCTGCCCTACTAGAAGCGTCCTAAGTCCACATCCTATAAAAAGTGATATTCAAGGACCTTGTATATTAAAGGGtagaaattctcatttttatttcaaagatagGGAATAGCTGCCTATTCACAAGAGTTTTCATCCATGACCTATGAGTTTATATATAAATGGTTTTCTTCTGTAAATTGCAGGGGACCAATAGAAATGCCCAGAGTCAATGGGACATACCTATTGAACAGAACTTATAAACTCTGAGATACAggaagtggtgtgtgtgtgtgtgtgtgtgtgtgtgtgtgtgtgtgtgtgtgtgtgagagagagagagagagagagagagagagagagagagagagagagagagagagagagacactctATTAAGATGTCATACTTTTGGTACCAATTCCAAATTGGACAGTTTTGTTTGTCACAGATTTTGataattggaaaggacctcaatggtcatctaatccaactcatacTGACAAAAAACTCCCCACTATAATATTCAATGGGTGGCTGTCTAGCCTTTGCTTAAAGGCCTTCAAGGAAGAACAACCTACCATTCTCTAGAAAATTCATTCCATTCTTGGGATGGTTTTCATTATTAGGAAGTTGTGACATCAAGACAGAGTTTCCCTCTCTGCAATTTCCATCACGTGCTTCTGATTCTGCCATCCAGactcaaacagaacaagtctactCTCTTTTCCACATAATATCtgacccttcaaatacttgaagacagccatcATGCCATACCCCTACCCCCAAGTCTTCTTCAGGCTCAGCAAACCTAGCTCCTTCAAGTGATTCTCATATGGCATGGACTCAAGTCCCTTCACCATTCTGATTGCCTTCCTCTGAATACTCCAGCTTATCAGTGCCCTTAAGTCATAGCTcctagaactgaatacaatactccaGATAAACTTGGATGAGAACAGTATATAGGGGAACTATCTCCTACCTATTCCTAGAAGCTGTGCCCCTTCTTCTGTAACCCAAGTCACATTAGCTTTTCTGGCTGCCATGTCATACTGCTGATTCCTATTGAGCTAGCAGTCTACTTTTCAGATCttttcccagatctttttcagaatatCTGTTGTCTACTCATATTTCCCCCATCTTATACCTATGATATTGGGAGGTTGTTCTCTGGTGCAAAATCTTACTTTTCTCTCTACTGAATTTCATATTAACTAGATtgagcccagtgctctagcccaTCAAGACAgctttggatcctgattctgccaTCCACTGTGTGAACTATGCCCCCCAGCTCAGCTTGATGTCTTTTGCAAATTTGATGAACATAACATCAATACTTTtattcaagtcactgataaaaatattaaacagcataAGGACAAGCATGAACCTCAGTGGGGATCCACTTTGCTTATAAATCAAAGCTGGGAAGTAGCATTATGCTGTGGATTTGACATAAGAAGTTTGGGGCttcaatcttggctctgccacttactatctatgtgaccctgggtaagtcagaCCTCTTTACTGAAtcccaatttcttcaactataaaatgaaaaggttaggggcagctagttggtatagtagatagagcatcaaCCATGAAGTCAGGAgaccctgagtttaaatctggcccagacacttgatacttactagctgtatgaccctgggcaagtcacttaattccaattgcctcacaaaaataaaataaaatgaagaggtccCTTCTAGGTTTTTATCCCATGATTCCCTGATTGTTAATGCTCTTTAtcctctggaatttcatatttacttatccATGTGTATGTTGTATTCTTCCTCTATCCCAATTGCAatagaagcttcttgagaacaggggttGTTTCATTCTTGGCTTTCTATCTACAGCACCTGGCATAGGGCCTTCCATAtgatacttaataagtgtttgttaaacTGAGTGGAattgttttctctccttcccaacttaAAGATCATCCTTCTTGCTGGAAAAGATGATAGAAGAATTGAAGCTGATTAGTTCAACTTCCTTATCATCTATTAGCATTATGCCATCTTCTATAAACAACTCTAAATATAGCTTCAAAAGTCTTAGGATTTTTTCAGGGGGCTCAGCAATTTCTGGGCTTAAACCTTCCTAACCCTATTTTTATCAATCCCTGTGCAGTCATGTAAACCTGGACAAGAAAAGGGACCAAGCCCTTTGTAGTACAATCATCGAAAGATTCAAGTGAGGAGAATTGGGCTAAAGTCCCAATCTTTGCCACTTACAAGCTCTGTGACATTGGGGAGGTCAGCCCCTTTCCCTGTGCCTTAATCTCTTCAGGAGAGGGTTGGTGTGGATAGTGTCTAAGGGTACTCCCAATTTTGATAGTGATTCTCTAAATCTACTTCTTTGTGAATTAGAACATGTAAGTTACTACTGTCACTTTGACCTTAACTGACTGGCTCCTGATGCTGTTAATTGTGGCCCTTTCTCACTGTCTTCTTTGGCCACCAAAGCTTGTCTGACTTGGCCTGGCCTGGTCTGAAACAACTTGCCCAAAGGCAGAAATttgatggggtttttttccttcaaaaacaaGAAGGTGAAATACAACAAATATGCAGAGCACAGAACTGCCATTTTACTGAGCCCAGGAACCACAGCATCACAGCATTTTAGGGCTCCAAGGGactttagaatataaaatatcagAAGCAGAAAGGCGCTCAGAGATCATCTACTTTAACActcactgatgaagaaactgatgaccatggaggttaagttatttgtccaatATTATAAAGGTAGTAATGGTAGTaattaaacccaggttttctgataaGTTGAATGTTCTCTCTACTACAATGGGCTGCCCATCCCCCTGTCCCCAATTTAATAATCTCACTACACTGGAAGATACCACTTTGAGGATACATGAACCCATTCCTACCCACTCCAAATTTGGAACTGTCCCTGATGCGTGGCCATCTGCCATCTTATTTTAAGGGAATCCCTACCTCCCACCCTCGACACATTCTTCCCCTAATCCCAGCAATCATCCAACTTTCAGGTTCCATTTACCATTCAAAACTGATGCCTTCCTGgtcattctcatttccttcaagaatcatGTCTACTAATTATCATAATTCAGTCCTCCAAAGCTCATTTGTCATGATTTATCTCACTCTACCTGGGAATTTCTCACAAGATTAGATaaactcacacatacacacacacacccagtcATACTCATATGCAGTTCTTATTGGTTACATGCCTTTTTTCCAAAAATAGAATGAGCTGCCTTAGAAAGTGGTAAAGGATAGAATAATGATTGGAAGGTCTTCAAGTGAAGTCTTGATGATAAGTTTTCAGGTATAGAGATGACATTCCTGTTCAGATGGACATTGAAGTAGGTAACTATTAGATTGATTCCAGTGCTTAAGTTCTATGTTTCTATTTCTGTTCTTGTGTTTAATAACTCTAAGTTTGTCTAAGTTTGAGAGCACTTTATATGGTTGTATCAGATTCTTAAGAGAACTCCCTCATTTTTTCTCATTGGAATCATTCATGATTATACTGTCATAATCTAATTATTGAAAGCCTCTTATCCTCCTTTATACAGCCTCAACCAAGGCCTCAGTCatcatttttctgcatttttcaaAATGTTGTATATCTATGAAGAATATTCTCCTCCTTCACTTTTACAAACTCCAAGATGACAGGGCCATTCTCTTCCAGATTTCTATTATACCCACTTCACCAGCCAATTCCTCTTTGttagtatgattttttttctatagtaGCTATTCCTCTCCTTGTCTCACCCTCTGAGTCTGCTATGATATCCTCTAAATGGCTGAGCAGTCTATTAATACATGTTCACAAGGATATCActtctgcttttcctctcctttcatcctcaaacaagctccctcttccccttcacatTCAAGAATCTTCTTCATCTAGGTATATGATCTTTTCTAACACATATCTCTCCCCTTCTATTAAATCTAACTTACCAAACTTCTCTGTGTTCCaccatcccttcctccatctgTCCCTCCCTTTGTCCTCTGCCTCTCCTTCTATCTATCTCTCATTGgaccctttcctctctctttaccttccttctttcatccttccatttctccattcCTTCTTCTATCCATCCTTTCCTTTAGCCCTTTTTCCATACCTTCATgtttctttctagtcttttctccttcccttcctcattgTATTCCTCCTTTTAGCTATCCTTCCCATTGCCCCTCTGTTCCTTTCTTTATCCGTCTGTTGTTTCTCAttgccttcttcccttctcccctcccatgTTCACTCCTGACCCTCCCTTCCCTCAGATTAATTCtagtcttctctcttttgttccaTAGGGGCCACCAAAGACATGGGGAAGATGttggggggtgaggaggagaaggacccagatgcccagaaaaaggaggaggaacgTCAGGAGGCCCTACGGCAGCAGGAAGAAGAACGCAAGGCCAAGCATGCTCGCATGGAGGCAGAACGGGAAAAGGTCCGGCAGCAAATTCGAGACAAGGTCAGTCTGTCCTTCccacttcctttcccttcccttccccaggtATTACCTGTAATAATAGTCAACATCTTTCATATGTGCTATAGCACTTcatggtttacaaagtacttattTAATCTTCACCAAAAATCCCCTAGAGAGGCAGGATCAATATTAGTTTTCCcatattatagataaggaaactgaggttcaaagaggagATGACattttttcagggtcacacagtgacttACAGTCTTGTTCCAGTGCTCTTTCACATAAATTGGGATGGTTTCATGATTGTTGGAAATAGAACATTCCATATCCTCCCAGTAAAGcccactcccttctcatctctgtgcctcattaTCCCTAGGACAGCATCATTTCTTATGGGAGGTCCTTGAAGAGCAGGTACCTGGATGAGGGAATCCTGTAGTCACCTCTTAGGTTGGAAGATCCCACACCTTTTCCCCACCCAAGCTGAGGCCTCCTCTTAGTTGTGAGATACaagattggatttgaagtcagtttcctcatcagtaaaataaaaaataagtgatctctaagtttcccccccccccaactcctaTTATCCTAATAACTTAGTCAGGTCTCCAATGGCAAAGACACAGGTGGAAGAGTTGAAGATGGCCAGGCAGGGGGAGATGGAGAGGGCCTCACAACTGGGCTTCCCCTttgttccttcttcctccctctacaGTATGGtctgaagaagaaggaggagaaagaggctgAAGAGAAGGCTGCCCTGGAGCAGCCATGTGAGGGCAGCCTGACTCGCCCCAAGAAAGCCATTCCAGCTGGTTgtggggatgaggaggaggaagaggaggagagcatCTTGGACACCGTTCTCAAGTACCTACCTGGGCCTCTCCAGGACATGTTCAAGAAGTAACCCTGGCCCAACTCCATCCCATTCTCAACAgtcccatttttgtttttaatttatttttttccactttccatTTAGTATGAATTTTGAAGGGCAAACCTCATTTGGCCTCATCCCCCCCATCTCCACCCCTCACATGGACTATGGGACCCAAGCCCCTCCTCTTTGGCAGGAAACTCCCAGGGCTCCCTCCCTGTTCAGTACTGTCCCCTGACCCCACAGTGCCCTGAGCCTCTTGAGGAGCCCGAGGGAAAGAAGGCTGCTGGCCTGGGCTGAGGGCCAGAAACTAGGACCAAACCATTGATGACCTCAGGAGAGGCCCGGGACGTGCTGAAGTGGGAGGAAAGTCCTGACCACTGAGTCCCACATGCACACACTCCTCCCAAACCTCTTCCCACCAGGAACATTCCTCATGCCTTGAGCATGATTTCCACTGccagagcagggagagagggCCAGGCCAGTGGGCCTTAGGGGAAggagtcagaggagaggagggtcaGGTTGCCTGTTCTTTCTCCTCTACTCCCCTAGAGATCACTGGAGCTCTAAGCCCTGTTCCCCAACCCCAATGGGTCAAAACATCCAACACATTCCAGCCCTGCCCAACATAGCCCAAGGATGAGGGGGCAAGGGCCAGTGTTGGACCCTTCATTAGGGAGCCCATCAGCCAATCCTAGAGGAAAGTGGAGCAGATTTCTGTTCCCTTCATATCTCCCTAGGCCTCCTCAATCTCACTTCAATTCCAGGGACTCAGCCCACCATGGTAAGAATAGCCCCTCTCAGCCTAGTTCCTCCCTGTTCCTGGCTATACCTGGGAGTTGCAAGGAAGATGAGTTGACTGTGGGAGGTATCGTTAGAGTCTCTTGGTCCCCAGCCCTGGCCTTATTCCCCTTTCATCAATGACTTAGACAGGCCCAGAAGTATAGGGAGGGTCAGAGAAGGACCTGTGCCCTAACCAAAGGAGTATTCTGGAGTTTTGAGGGGCCACTAGGTAAAGATCAGGCAGATTCCATTGCCACAAGTATGGTAGCCAGGCCTTTCCCTTGTCAGGGGAACATATCCTTCCCACAGGGCAATAAAAAGTTGTCCCTATAATACCACTGTACCCTAGGAAGCTTCCACCTTCCACTCACATCTTTGTGGGCACTGTGGAGCCTAGTCTATAAAAGGGGTAGCTTGACCCCTTCTCTCCTGAAAAGACATGCTGGGCCCTCCCTCTCCCAGCCTGGGGTCCTCTCCCTAATAGGGTAGCCCCTTCCAAACACACACTAACAGCTGGAGCCATCGGGCAGCATCAGTCCTCCACCAGAGAACACCTTATGGAGAGGACATGCTGCTCCCgtccccaccccccagcccatCCAGGCGCTTCCAGGGTCCTGAGTGGGCGACATGTTCAGGAGGTTTCACTGGCCTCCAGGAGGGCTCCCTATAAGCAGGATTCAGGCTAAAGTACTGAAGGCAGGCTCACCTACAGTTTAGCCCTGATCCCATGGGAGAAGACAGCCCAGCTGTGTTGCTGCCCTCTCATTCTGGCTGAGGATCTGTCTGCCCATATGCTAAGCCCCAAAGCAGGCATCTGTCCTTCCATCTATTGGTCTGTCTTGTGGCCAGGAAAAAATTCTTCTCTCACATGTGCCAAGGAAAACCCTACCCACCCTACTCAAgcctaccctaccctaccctcCCATACCCAATACTCTGCCTCACCACCATTCTAAGAATCCCTGGGGCAGGGAGGATTGTGAACGTGAAAGTATATATGAATGTGGGTGGGATGGGAGATGCGGTGGCAGAATGGGTATGTCTATAGTTGGGATGGTGTGAATGTATGtgttataaatatgcatatgtgtatgaatgtgtcaAAGATTGTATGTGTATCTTTTAGAGACTattcttatatatgtgtgtattagaGAGTGTGTTAGAGACTACAGAAATTCTAGGGATTcgaatatgtatgtatagagactgtgtgggtgtgtgttttagaaagtgtgtatgtgtgctagAGATTGTGTGTCTATATCATAGATCATCTATATTAGAGagggtgtgtgtgcgtatgtatgtgttAGAGATTATATGTTAAAAATGGCATATCTTAGAGAATGTTGATGTGGATGAGGATGGGTGTTATAAGGGTATATTTccacctctgtgtgtgtgtatgtgtgtgtgtgtgtgtgtgtgtgtgtgtgtgtatgaatgcatGTGTAACACTGTGCAGGCTAGATGGATGACTGAGAATGGTAGTGGGGCCTGGGAaatatcttttcttctcccttagaCCAGTCAAGCCCTACCGATCACTACTCTTGGAACAGATGTGAGAAGAGAAATTTTTCCTACAGGTCCGagatcttccttcttcccctgggCTCCCTGAGCCAAGCCTTTGCCATCCTCCTCCCTCACTGAATGTGATGGGGAGAATGCTGTTTGGGTCCTGGGAAGCATTTGGCAGCTCAGACTGGTCTGGGTGGCCATGGGAGGAACAAGACTGCCCTTTGTCCCTATAACAGAGAAGCCATGCTGGATATGGGGTGGAAGAGGGAGATGCCTCAAAGAGGGTTACAATGCCCGCCCCTCGCCgccccaccaccactaccactttTCACCATCACCCCAGTTTGCATACTGGGGTGTTTCATTTTAGagaatttttcctttaatttcaaaAGAGAAAGCAGCTCACGTCGTGTCTTCTCTGTCCGTTTCCAATAGTTAAAGCCATATCAGTTAGACTGCAATACTTtaaagatgaggggaaaaaaaaccatagaTTTAAGAAAACCAGAAAGGGAGCTTTGTTCATCCCCTCTGTCCTGGGGTGACGTTTCTCCAGCCCCCAGGTATTCCCTTTCTCCCAACTCCCAACTCCTTCCCCTGCCTCTTTGTGCCCCAGTCTCTGGCCCCCAGGGTCATGTATTTGTGAGTGTGTCCATGTATGTCTCTGTAATGGGGGAAACTGAACCTCCTCAACTGCTGTATCACCCCATTGTTGTCTCTGCTTGTCCATGGTCACTGGAGTAAGATGGTCACCTTGCAAGGAGTCAGAAGTGAGGAGTAAGCTGGGGCTAAGAGGGTGCTGAGCAGAAACTAGAAAATCCTTCAGCCATTTGCCTCTCTTGAGAGAAAGTTAGTGGTTCTTGTCATCTGACATCATCGTGAGCTCCAGGGAGCAATATCAgagttttctctgatttctggGGACCAACCCTAATGTGTATATcttcaaggaaagaaagaggtcTGGGAATTCTCAGCCAAACGTAGGGTCTATAGACATGCAAGGAGATGCCCAGTTACAAGAGATCCAAAGACTCACAAAGGAATTCCCAGACACAtggcaggggaggaggagagtgtCTGTGGAAATACAAGGGGATTCCCAGTTGTATATACAAAGAGAATCCAAGTCACAAAAGGAGTTTACTGACAGATTAGGGGATTCCCAAGAGTACAAAtgggtttgaaatcagaaaagaaaaaaaaaaaactttaacagaaagagaaaaggtctGCAAACATATATAAAGAATTTCTGGGTGTAGAAAGAATATTACATCTGCTTAGTGGAAGGGATCCCTGGGACTTTCAGCTACCTAGGGTCTTCTATTTTGGAGGAGCCTATCTAGACTCCCAAAgtactcccctcctctcccccaaggTACAaggctgctgctactgctgttgccACAACTCAAGCAGAGATGAGCCCTTAAGGGGAACTAGTTCTCCACTAAGACCTTCCCACCTACATACCAGACCTCCTACAAGTTCAGGACTTAACCACTAGCTACCCTGGGAGGCCCTATTACCCCAAGGTGCTGGCTTCCTTGGGGACCACTCctaagaaagaggagaaagggggaagacaACACCCCAGGAGACTGTTTCTAGAGAGCTTAAGAACTGTAACTCTAATCCCAGTAAAGCTTTGCCCAATCCAGGCATCTCCAGTGGGCAGGTCAAGGAAAAATCTGGGGATGACATAAAGTGTGCATGTTACATAGGCTATTACCACATGGTTAAGAAATGTGATTGATATACGCATATGACCCACACTGATTACATAGCTGATTGTAAGACACTACCTAGAGAAGGCTTGTATATGTGTGCTATACTGGAAGGGGGAGGAGGTGATATTTGGAGCACAGTCTGAGAGGTTATGTGTGTTTGCATTTAGTACATGGACTGGGGGATTGCTGTGAGAGAGAGGCTAGCAGAGAGGGTGAGGATGGTTAGTGCATGGCACActgtttgagggcagggactagctTAAGACAAACTGATTCAGGCTTCCCTGCCCACATAAGCAATGAGATAGAATCTGCTAACAGGACATAGTGTAggtaaatgggaaaagagaaagatgatacATGCTGCAGCCCAAGGAAATCTGTTGGCACTTGATaatagaaaatgtgacatatATAGGCTCCCCACCTGGAAAAACTCATTGGTGATTCAGGAAACCAAGTGCATTTGGCAGAGGGGAAGGTATAGCTAGCATGTGTACATGAAGTGAATGTGTTCAGAGCAGTGCAAAGGCAGGGTTTGAGGGAAAGCCCCCTCCCACCCTCCTTCCCAAGAACAGTCAGCTAGGAAGGAGAAACAAAGGCCAGCTTTGCTCCAGACTCCCAGACCTCCCATTTAGGTTCTTATCTGAAAGGCTAGTGGATGCCATATCTAAAACATGGGGTATCTGACAGATCCAGGAGAATACAGGACCCCAATGCCATACTTCTTTAGGCAATAAGTCTGCCCCTGGCAGCCTGGTTCCTGAGATCCATACAGAGAGTCAAG from Notamacropus eugenii isolate mMacEug1 chromosome 1, mMacEug1.pri_v2, whole genome shotgun sequence includes these protein-coding regions:
- the CPLX2 gene encoding complexin-2, producing MDFVMKQALGGATKDMGKMLGGEEEKDPDAQKKEEERQEALRQQEEERKAKHARMEAEREKVRQQIRDKYGLKKKEEKEAEEKAALEQPCEGSLTRPKKAIPAGCGDEEEEEEESILDTVLKYLPGPLQDMFKK